In Nematostella vectensis chromosome 2, jaNemVect1.1, whole genome shotgun sequence, one genomic interval encodes:
- the LOC5521257 gene encoding PMS1 protein homolog 1 isoform X1: MSSLNLLPQDTVHRIASSQVITSVSSAVKELLENALDARANSIEVKLEEYGLEKIEVRDNGTGIPQDDAQFMAQRHYTSKITTFHNLDSLASYGFRGEALCSLCAVSNVSVMTKTNNEEVGMCYTLDQHGRISATKPLPLTTGTAVTACNLFKNLPVRKQFSRGNKKCKDELKKVEELIMAFGLIHPSVRLTLRHNKSIIWQKNKCEDLKKALTGIIGANAMSSMEEIMAKDDQTGLRIEGFVPKPGSDPNVTSRSMGDRSFVYVNKRPVVLKEIAQVVREFYLKIHPTISNRHPVAFLSIEVPPCAVDVNLEPNKSRVLLTEKDIIIDLLRNSLEELYVDHNKEEYDQENLLVANGGHSIENGKTNNIIEKVSKTRTDVIAQHTGKSLHDNHSNLDNNLSSSNLDNKCTNNGMEAKPPGNTSKDSKSLFKVSGGDHQSAECSTASNVSSVKQGESIDKLDIDNIARLLDDPTKDCLDIRVLESPLQQDKRSSDVPNFELFDPDELLGDDDEFDEILATASQQRTLNRHVVTPGTSNLSSNSSANDISSNSLSVKDVSTEDWSRGGMKNDHGQYVQPSILVTPSTIQDKNKTCTQKKRKLSNEKARLTEVSSKKIRTVPKVCNQPLITMHVTPSSNQKKHAARTVTVQFSMKILRNSLGKRHSNSKSEHSHGGCLIGRLHPSGIWLRREGSAITFIHQYRIQEQLLFTKLLQHHSFPKKQLDTPIILDNRLLKDESKDVLMNLKCSKDVLGTSLHVNDSHIVDNGFDVRKRIGTDGEVTFTVHGITTSVPYYGVPDLMEILDLLREQGSVECSLSKTRPLKALNYLKGEAVRLARGISSHMTRDDLQSILDQMSCDLPDGMGTCLHQRPFFGNVANIAVLQ; this comes from the exons GCTAGCTCTCAAGTCATCACTTCCGTCAGTAGCGCCGTCAAGGAGTTGCTGGAAAATGCACTAGATGCCAGGGCAAACAGTATTGAAGTCAAATTG GAAGAATATGGCTTGGAGAAGATTGAAGTTCGCGATAATGGCACTGGGATCCCTCAAGATGATGCCCAATTCATGGCTCAGCGACACTACACTTCAAAGATAACAACCTTCCACAACCTTGACAGTTTGGCATCTTATGGGTTCAGAGGGGAAGCGTTGTGCTCTTTGTGTGCTGTTAGCAATGTTTCTGTTATgaccaaaacaaataatgaagAAGTTGGTATGTGTTATACACTTGATCAACATGGAAGAATCTCAGCAACCAAGCCATTGCCTCTCACAACAGGAACTGCAGTTACTGCTTGTAacctttttaaaaatcttCCTGTTAGGAAGCAATTCTCTCGGGGCAACAAAAAATGCAAGGATGAGTTGAAAAAGGTTGAAGAGCTTATCATGGCATTTGGTCTAATTCATCCTAGTGTTCGGTTGACTTTAAGGCACAATAAAAGCATAATCTGGCAGAAAAATAAATGTGaggatttaaaaaaagcctTAACTGGTATCATTGGTGCTAATGCAATGTCAAGCATGGAAGAAATTATGGCTAAAGATGATCAAACTGGGTTGAGGATTGAAGGGTTTGTACCAAAGCCAGGATCCGACCCAAATGTCACAAGCCGGTCCATGGGGGACAGGAGTTTTGTTTATGTCAACAAGCGACCTGTTGTCCTTAAAGAAATTGCACAG GTTGTTAGAGAATTCTACTTGAAAATCCACCCAACCATCTCTAACCGCCACCCAGTTGCATTTTTGAGCATTGAGGTACCTCCCTGTGCAGTAGATGTAAATCTTGAACCAAACAAGTCTAGGGTTCTTCTCACAGAAAAAGATATAATCATTGATCTGCTGAGGAATTCATTAGAGGAGCTTTATGTGGACCATAACAAAGAAGAGTATGATCAGGAAAATTTGCTTGTGGCGAATGGTGGTCACAGTATAGAAAATGGGAAAACTAATAACATTATTGAAAAAGTCTCAAAAACCCGTACTGATGTTATTGCCCAACATACAGGGAAATCTTTGCATGATAACCACAGTAATCTAGATAACAATTTGAGCAGTTCTAACTTGGATAACAAATGTACAAACAATGGTATGGAGGCAAAGCCACCTGGGAACACAAGCAAGGATAGCAAAAGTCTGTTCAAAGTCTCTGGGGGAGATCATCAGTCAGCTGAGTGTTCAACGGCTTCAAATGTTTCATCAGTGAAGCAGGGCGAAAGTATAGACAAACTAGACATTGACAACATTGCAAGGCTTTTGGATGATCCTACAAAAGATTGCCTAGACATCAGAGTACTAGAAAGCCCCTTACAGCAAGATAAGAGGTCCAGTGATGTACCAAACTTTGAACTGTTTGATCCTGATGAGCTGCTAGGGGATGATGATGAGTTTGATGAGATTCTTGCTACAGCTAGCCAACAAAGGACTTTGAATAGGCATGTTGTAACTCCAGGAACTAGCAATTTAAGTTCCAATAGCAGTGCCAATGATATTTCTAGTAACAGTTTAAGTGTCAAAGATGTTTCAACTGAGGACTGGAGTAGGGGGGGAATGAAAAATGATCATGGACAATATGTTCAA CCTTCAATTCTGGTCACTCCTTCCACCATACAAGATAAAAACAAGACTTGTACCCAAAAGAAAAGGAAGTTGTCTAATGAAAAG GCAAGACTGACAGAAGTTTCAAGTAAGAAGATAAGAACAGTACCAAAG GTGTGTAATCAACCTCTGATAACAATGCATGTGACACCAAGCAGCAACCAAAAGAAGCATGCAGCCAGGACAGTGACTGTGCAGTTCTCTATGAAAATACTGAGAAACTCTTTAGGAAAGAGGCATTCTAATTCCAAAAG CGAACATTCACATGGCGGTTGTCTTATTGGCCGTTTGCATCCTAGTGGGATTTGGCTTCGAAGAGAGGGGAGTGCTATAACATTCATTCATCAGTACAG AATACAAGAACAACTGCTTTTCACCAAGCTCTTGCAGCATCATtcatttccaaaaaaacaacTTGATACACCGATCATCCTTGATAACAG GTTATTGAAGGACGAGAGCAAGGACGTCTTGATGAACTTGAAGTGTTCTAAGGATGTACTGGGGACATCATT GCATGTTAACGACAGTCATATTGTAGACAATGGTTTTGACGTACGCAAGAGAATAG GTACCGATGGCGAAGTAACGTTCACTGTTCATGGCATTACGACATCTGTGCCGTACTATGGAGTACCGGACCTAATGGAAATACTAG ACTTATTAAGAGAGCAAGGGTCAGTGGAGTGCAGTTTATCAAAAACAAGACCTCTGAAAGCCCTAAATTACCTAAAG GGTGAGGCAGTCCGGTTAGCACGTGGTATCAGCAGTCACATGACGCGAGATGACCTGCAAAGTATTCTGGACCAGATGTCATGCGATCTTCCTGACGGTATGGGGACCTGTTTGCATCAACGTCCATTCTTTGGGAATGTAGCAAACATAGCTGTTCTACAGTAG
- the LOC5521257 gene encoding PMS1 protein homolog 1 isoform X2 — MAQRHYTSKITTFHNLDSLASYGFRGEALCSLCAVSNVSVMTKTNNEEVGMCYTLDQHGRISATKPLPLTTGTAVTACNLFKNLPVRKQFSRGNKKCKDELKKVEELIMAFGLIHPSVRLTLRHNKSIIWQKNKCEDLKKALTGIIGANAMSSMEEIMAKDDQTGLRIEGFVPKPGSDPNVTSRSMGDRSFVYVNKRPVVLKEIAQVVREFYLKIHPTISNRHPVAFLSIEVPPCAVDVNLEPNKSRVLLTEKDIIIDLLRNSLEELYVDHNKEEYDQENLLVANGGHSIENGKTNNIIEKVSKTRTDVIAQHTGKSLHDNHSNLDNNLSSSNLDNKCTNNGMEAKPPGNTSKDSKSLFKVSGGDHQSAECSTASNVSSVKQGESIDKLDIDNIARLLDDPTKDCLDIRVLESPLQQDKRSSDVPNFELFDPDELLGDDDEFDEILATASQQRTLNRHVVTPGTSNLSSNSSANDISSNSLSVKDVSTEDWSRGGMKNDHGQYVQPSILVTPSTIQDKNKTCTQKKRKLSNEKARLTEVSSKKIRTVPKVCNQPLITMHVTPSSNQKKHAARTVTVQFSMKILRNSLGKRHSNSKSEHSHGGCLIGRLHPSGIWLRREGSAITFIHQYRIQEQLLFTKLLQHHSFPKKQLDTPIILDNRLLKDESKDVLMNLKCSKDVLGTSLHVNDSHIVDNGFDVRKRIGTDGEVTFTVHGITTSVPYYGVPDLMEILDLLREQGSVECSLSKTRPLKALNYLKGEAVRLARGISSHMTRDDLQSILDQMSCDLPDGMGTCLHQRPFFGNVANIAVLQ; from the exons ATGGCTCAGCGACACTACACTTCAAAGATAACAACCTTCCACAACCTTGACAGTTTGGCATCTTATGGGTTCAGAGGGGAAGCGTTGTGCTCTTTGTGTGCTGTTAGCAATGTTTCTGTTATgaccaaaacaaataatgaagAAGTTGGTATGTGTTATACACTTGATCAACATGGAAGAATCTCAGCAACCAAGCCATTGCCTCTCACAACAGGAACTGCAGTTACTGCTTGTAacctttttaaaaatcttCCTGTTAGGAAGCAATTCTCTCGGGGCAACAAAAAATGCAAGGATGAGTTGAAAAAGGTTGAAGAGCTTATCATGGCATTTGGTCTAATTCATCCTAGTGTTCGGTTGACTTTAAGGCACAATAAAAGCATAATCTGGCAGAAAAATAAATGTGaggatttaaaaaaagcctTAACTGGTATCATTGGTGCTAATGCAATGTCAAGCATGGAAGAAATTATGGCTAAAGATGATCAAACTGGGTTGAGGATTGAAGGGTTTGTACCAAAGCCAGGATCCGACCCAAATGTCACAAGCCGGTCCATGGGGGACAGGAGTTTTGTTTATGTCAACAAGCGACCTGTTGTCCTTAAAGAAATTGCACAG GTTGTTAGAGAATTCTACTTGAAAATCCACCCAACCATCTCTAACCGCCACCCAGTTGCATTTTTGAGCATTGAGGTACCTCCCTGTGCAGTAGATGTAAATCTTGAACCAAACAAGTCTAGGGTTCTTCTCACAGAAAAAGATATAATCATTGATCTGCTGAGGAATTCATTAGAGGAGCTTTATGTGGACCATAACAAAGAAGAGTATGATCAGGAAAATTTGCTTGTGGCGAATGGTGGTCACAGTATAGAAAATGGGAAAACTAATAACATTATTGAAAAAGTCTCAAAAACCCGTACTGATGTTATTGCCCAACATACAGGGAAATCTTTGCATGATAACCACAGTAATCTAGATAACAATTTGAGCAGTTCTAACTTGGATAACAAATGTACAAACAATGGTATGGAGGCAAAGCCACCTGGGAACACAAGCAAGGATAGCAAAAGTCTGTTCAAAGTCTCTGGGGGAGATCATCAGTCAGCTGAGTGTTCAACGGCTTCAAATGTTTCATCAGTGAAGCAGGGCGAAAGTATAGACAAACTAGACATTGACAACATTGCAAGGCTTTTGGATGATCCTACAAAAGATTGCCTAGACATCAGAGTACTAGAAAGCCCCTTACAGCAAGATAAGAGGTCCAGTGATGTACCAAACTTTGAACTGTTTGATCCTGATGAGCTGCTAGGGGATGATGATGAGTTTGATGAGATTCTTGCTACAGCTAGCCAACAAAGGACTTTGAATAGGCATGTTGTAACTCCAGGAACTAGCAATTTAAGTTCCAATAGCAGTGCCAATGATATTTCTAGTAACAGTTTAAGTGTCAAAGATGTTTCAACTGAGGACTGGAGTAGGGGGGGAATGAAAAATGATCATGGACAATATGTTCAA CCTTCAATTCTGGTCACTCCTTCCACCATACAAGATAAAAACAAGACTTGTACCCAAAAGAAAAGGAAGTTGTCTAATGAAAAG GCAAGACTGACAGAAGTTTCAAGTAAGAAGATAAGAACAGTACCAAAG GTGTGTAATCAACCTCTGATAACAATGCATGTGACACCAAGCAGCAACCAAAAGAAGCATGCAGCCAGGACAGTGACTGTGCAGTTCTCTATGAAAATACTGAGAAACTCTTTAGGAAAGAGGCATTCTAATTCCAAAAG CGAACATTCACATGGCGGTTGTCTTATTGGCCGTTTGCATCCTAGTGGGATTTGGCTTCGAAGAGAGGGGAGTGCTATAACATTCATTCATCAGTACAG AATACAAGAACAACTGCTTTTCACCAAGCTCTTGCAGCATCATtcatttccaaaaaaacaacTTGATACACCGATCATCCTTGATAACAG GTTATTGAAGGACGAGAGCAAGGACGTCTTGATGAACTTGAAGTGTTCTAAGGATGTACTGGGGACATCATT GCATGTTAACGACAGTCATATTGTAGACAATGGTTTTGACGTACGCAAGAGAATAG GTACCGATGGCGAAGTAACGTTCACTGTTCATGGCATTACGACATCTGTGCCGTACTATGGAGTACCGGACCTAATGGAAATACTAG ACTTATTAAGAGAGCAAGGGTCAGTGGAGTGCAGTTTATCAAAAACAAGACCTCTGAAAGCCCTAAATTACCTAAAG GGTGAGGCAGTCCGGTTAGCACGTGGTATCAGCAGTCACATGACGCGAGATGACCTGCAAAGTATTCTGGACCAGATGTCATGCGATCTTCCTGACGGTATGGGGACCTGTTTGCATCAACGTCCATTCTTTGGGAATGTAGCAAACATAGCTGTTCTACAGTAG
- the LOC116604276 gene encoding 26S proteasome complex subunit SEM1 has protein sequence MAGTAKKTDVGLFEEDDEFEEFPAEEWAENDEDQEDLHVWEDNWDDDTLEDDFSNQLRAELEKHGHKIEQPEAMKT, from the exons ATGGCGGGCACCGCGAAGAAGACTGATGTCGGTTTGTTCGAAGAGGACGACGAATTTGAGGAATTTCCTGCCGAGG AATGGGCAGAGAATGATGAGGATCAAGAAGATCTCCATGTGTGGGAGGACAACTGGGATGATGATACACTAGAAGATGACTTCTCAAATCAATTAAG ggCTGAGCTTGAAAAGCATGGACATAAAATAGAGCAACCAGAGGCCATGAAGACATGA